From a region of the Rhodococcus sp. 4CII genome:
- a CDS encoding NAD(P)/FAD-dependent oxidoreductase, with protein MSIQSVESRRHRVVVIGSGFGGLFGTQALKNADVDITMIARTTHHLFQPLLYQVATGILSVGDIAPATRLVLRKQKNTQVLLGDVEKIDLEAKTITSRFLDRTTVTPYDSLIVAAGAGQSYFGNDHFSEFAPGMKTIDDALELRGRILGAFEQAELSADPAERARLLTFVVVGAGPTGVELAGQIAELSRRTLSGAFRNIDPREARVILLDGADDVLPVYGGKLSRKAREQLEKLGVEIQLGAMVTDVDVDGLVVKDKDGTHRRIESQCKVWSAGVQASPLGKQIADQSDAEIDRAGRVMVRPDLSVPGHPDVFVIGDMMSLDKLPGLAQVAMQGGKYAAKQIKAGLSGGKPEDRPPFKYFDKGSMATISRFSAVAKVGKLEISGFIGWVAWLAIHLMYLVGFRSRLSTLLSWTVTFLGRGRAQMASTEQWVFARNAMEQLERQEREKAIAEKPSGSAQRKAAG; from the coding sequence ATGAGTATCCAGTCGGTTGAGTCACGCCGCCATCGCGTCGTGGTCATTGGATCCGGCTTCGGTGGGTTGTTCGGCACACAGGCGCTGAAGAACGCCGATGTCGACATCACCATGATCGCGCGCACCACTCACCATCTGTTCCAGCCGTTGCTGTACCAGGTGGCGACCGGCATCCTCTCAGTCGGCGACATCGCCCCCGCCACCCGGCTGGTGCTGCGGAAGCAGAAGAACACGCAGGTGCTGCTCGGCGATGTCGAGAAGATCGATCTCGAGGCGAAGACGATCACCTCCCGGTTCCTGGACCGGACCACGGTCACCCCCTACGACAGCCTGATCGTCGCCGCCGGCGCCGGCCAGTCGTACTTCGGCAACGATCACTTCTCCGAGTTCGCGCCGGGCATGAAGACGATCGACGACGCACTCGAACTCCGCGGCCGGATCCTCGGCGCATTCGAGCAGGCCGAGCTGTCGGCCGACCCCGCCGAGCGGGCCCGGCTCCTGACGTTCGTGGTCGTCGGCGCGGGACCGACCGGTGTGGAACTCGCCGGCCAGATCGCGGAACTGTCGCGCCGCACCCTGTCGGGGGCGTTCCGCAACATCGATCCGCGGGAGGCCCGGGTGATCCTGCTCGACGGCGCCGACGACGTCCTGCCCGTATACGGCGGAAAGCTGAGCCGCAAGGCGCGTGAGCAGCTGGAGAAACTCGGAGTCGAGATCCAGCTCGGGGCGATGGTCACCGACGTCGACGTGGACGGGCTCGTCGTCAAGGACAAGGACGGCACCCACCGGCGGATCGAGTCGCAATGCAAGGTGTGGTCGGCCGGTGTGCAGGCCAGCCCGCTGGGCAAGCAGATCGCCGACCAGTCCGACGCGGAGATCGACCGGGCCGGTCGGGTGATGGTCCGGCCGGACCTCTCCGTGCCCGGCCACCCCGACGTCTTCGTCATCGGCGACATGATGTCGCTCGACAAGCTGCCGGGTCTGGCGCAGGTCGCGATGCAGGGCGGCAAGTACGCGGCCAAGCAGATCAAGGCCGGCCTGAGCGGCGGGAAGCCGGAGGACCGGCCGCCGTTCAAGTATTTCGACAAGGGCAGCATGGCCACCATCTCGCGGTTCAGCGCGGTGGCGAAGGTCGGCAAGCTCGAGATCAGCGGATTCATCGGGTGGGTGGCCTGGCTGGCGATCCACCTCATGTACCTGGTCGGGTTCCGCAGCCGCCTGTCGACTCTGCTGTCGTGGACGGTCACCTTCCTCGGCCGGGGACGCGCGCAGATGGCGTCGACCGAGCAGTGGGTGTTCGCCCGCAATGCGATGGAACAGTTGGAGCGGCAGGAGCGGGAGAAAGCGATCGCCGAGAAGCCGTCCGGCAGTGCGCAGCGGAAAGCCGCCGGCTGA
- a CDS encoding PaaI family thioesterase has translation MVGSREQQASNGDGHVDTAGLAEQLGKGFDALIGLEYTELTPDRVRAHWTVTPDLQQPAGIQHGGVYCSVIESVASTAGTVWLGGRGHVVGVNNNTDFLRATREGTLTAEASPVHRGRTQQLWEVRITDEQDRLVSKGQVRLANITDTGRLGN, from the coding sequence ATGGTGGGTTCCAGGGAACAGCAGGCATCGAACGGTGACGGTCACGTCGACACCGCCGGATTGGCCGAACAACTGGGCAAGGGATTCGACGCCCTCATCGGACTGGAATACACCGAACTGACTCCCGACCGCGTCCGGGCGCACTGGACGGTCACCCCCGACCTGCAGCAGCCCGCCGGAATCCAGCACGGCGGCGTGTACTGCTCCGTCATCGAATCGGTGGCCAGTACGGCGGGGACGGTGTGGCTCGGCGGGCGCGGGCACGTGGTCGGGGTCAACAACAACACCGACTTCCTCCGCGCCACCCGGGAGGGAACACTCACCGCCGAGGCCAGCCCCGTCCACCGCGGCCGCACCCAGCAACTGTGGGAGGTCCGGATCACCGACGAACAGGATCGCCTCGTGTCCAAGGGGCAGGTCCGGCTGGCGAACATCACCGACACCGGCCGCCTCGGGAACTGA
- a CDS encoding iron ABC transporter permease, translating into MTTTRQFGSDIPHLPTDEPYGKRDVPRGPAPRFLRALAGLLDLGIVAIPLVLGWYIVDSLRDDNGGGQADRVVFGGAAVAIAAGLALWNRGFREGDTGQSSGKGWVGLVTRDTHTHDAIGPARSLRRVFRRSGTEVVRENTANDEGFAVREKDVSVAAIRRRRLVGLGVLVILLALVLLASVAVGARPLSFAEIFHALFEPAGSQTDIIVRTLRGPRTALGLVVGMALGVAGALIQGHTRNPLADAGLLGLNAGAAFLVVLSMYLFGFSAPSEYLWFAFAGSFAASVIVFGLSSIGNGAASPLSLALAGAAVAFFLQAMTNAIIIVDQSSLDSYRFWVVGSVAGRGFDVLWQVLPFLIIGLILALVSTPGLNVLSLGEDVARSLGTNIAASRALGIVAITLLTGAATAACGPIAFIGLVVPHVARAITGPDYRWLVPYAGLLGGVMLVTADVIGRVVVRPGELQVGIVLAVFGAPFFIALVRRRKLASL; encoded by the coding sequence GTGACGACGACGAGACAGTTCGGCAGCGACATCCCGCACCTGCCGACCGACGAGCCCTACGGAAAGCGCGACGTCCCGCGCGGTCCCGCCCCGCGGTTTCTGCGGGCACTCGCGGGACTGCTCGACCTCGGGATCGTGGCCATCCCACTCGTTCTCGGGTGGTACATCGTCGACTCCCTCCGCGACGACAACGGCGGCGGGCAGGCCGACCGGGTCGTGTTCGGCGGCGCCGCCGTCGCGATCGCGGCGGGCCTCGCCCTGTGGAACCGCGGATTCCGCGAGGGCGACACCGGGCAGAGTTCGGGCAAGGGCTGGGTGGGTCTGGTCACCCGCGACACCCACACGCACGACGCGATCGGACCGGCACGGTCACTGCGGCGGGTGTTCCGACGGTCCGGAACCGAGGTCGTGCGCGAGAACACCGCCAACGACGAGGGATTCGCCGTCCGCGAGAAGGACGTGAGCGTCGCGGCGATCCGCCGTCGCCGGCTCGTCGGGCTGGGTGTCCTCGTGATCCTGCTCGCCCTGGTGCTGCTCGCCAGCGTCGCGGTCGGGGCCCGGCCACTGTCCTTCGCGGAGATCTTCCACGCACTGTTCGAGCCGGCCGGCTCCCAGACCGACATCATCGTCCGCACACTCCGCGGTCCGCGCACCGCGCTCGGCCTCGTCGTCGGGATGGCGCTCGGTGTCGCCGGCGCCCTCATCCAGGGGCACACCCGCAACCCGCTCGCCGACGCCGGACTGCTCGGCCTCAACGCCGGCGCCGCGTTCCTCGTGGTGCTGTCGATGTACCTGTTCGGGTTCAGCGCGCCCAGCGAGTACCTGTGGTTCGCGTTCGCCGGGTCGTTCGCCGCGAGCGTGATCGTGTTCGGGCTGTCCTCGATCGGGAACGGCGCCGCGAGTCCGCTCAGTCTGGCCCTGGCCGGGGCTGCCGTCGCCTTCTTTCTGCAGGCGATGACCAACGCCATCATCATCGTCGATCAGTCGAGCCTCGACTCCTACCGGTTCTGGGTGGTCGGCTCCGTCGCCGGACGCGGCTTCGACGTGCTGTGGCAGGTGCTGCCGTTCCTGATCATCGGGCTGATCCTCGCCCTGGTCAGCACGCCCGGGCTGAACGTCCTCAGCCTCGGCGAGGACGTAGCGCGGTCCCTCGGCACCAACATCGCCGCGAGCCGCGCCCTCGGCATCGTCGCCATCACCCTGCTCACCGGCGCCGCCACCGCGGCCTGCGGTCCGATCGCCTTCATCGGCCTCGTCGTTCCGCACGTCGCGCGGGCGATCACCGGCCCCGACTACCGCTGGCTGGTCCCCTACGCCGGGCTCCTCGGCGGCGTCATGCTGGTGACCGCCGACGTGATCGGGCGCGTCGTCGTCCGGCCCGGTGAACTGCAGGTGGGAATCGTGCTGGCCGTGTTCGGGGCACCGTTCTTCATCGCGCTGGTCCGGCGCAGAAAGTTGGCGAGCCTGTGA
- a CDS encoding iron chelate uptake ABC transporter family permease subunit, whose amino-acid sequence MSTRDDVRPDARTKPPARVPSRPAFRLGPISLVLRPLGIAVNVALLAALFLVLCLNIGRGDYPLSIPEVTRVLFGGGTKAQNFIVLDLRLPRSLTGVFIGMALGLAGAITQSIARNALASPDILGITSGASAAAVALIVLGGGGSFVGVLATLGIPLAALFGGLLTALVIYLLAWRGGVEGYRLILIGIGVNAMLIAVTGWLLISADINDASRAQVWLNGSLNGAAWSQVWPVTIAVVLVGGYAVISSFTMGALRLGDDNAVSLGVRLQWSQARLLLMAVALAGIATAAAGPVGFVALAAPQVALRLVRSAGPPLIASALTGAVLVEGSDVVARTILPVELPVGIVTSALGGPFLLYLLVRNNRKVSA is encoded by the coding sequence GTGAGCACTCGAGACGACGTGCGCCCCGACGCCCGGACGAAGCCGCCGGCCCGTGTGCCCTCGCGCCCCGCTTTCCGGCTCGGGCCGATCTCCCTGGTCCTGCGCCCGCTCGGCATCGCCGTCAACGTGGCGCTGCTGGCGGCACTGTTCCTCGTGCTGTGCCTCAACATCGGGCGGGGCGACTACCCGCTGTCCATCCCCGAGGTCACGCGGGTGCTTTTCGGCGGCGGCACGAAGGCGCAGAACTTCATCGTCCTGGATCTGCGCCTGCCCCGGTCGCTGACCGGGGTGTTCATCGGCATGGCCCTCGGACTGGCCGGCGCCATCACCCAGTCGATCGCCCGCAACGCGCTGGCGAGCCCCGACATCCTCGGCATCACCTCGGGTGCCAGCGCCGCCGCGGTCGCGCTGATCGTCCTCGGCGGTGGCGGCAGCTTCGTCGGGGTCCTCGCCACCCTGGGCATTCCCCTGGCCGCCCTGTTCGGCGGGCTCCTCACCGCGCTGGTGATCTACCTCCTCGCGTGGCGCGGCGGGGTGGAGGGATACCGGCTGATCCTGATCGGCATCGGCGTCAACGCCATGCTGATCGCGGTCACCGGCTGGCTGCTCATCTCCGCCGACATCAACGACGCCTCCCGCGCGCAGGTGTGGCTCAACGGCTCACTCAACGGCGCCGCCTGGAGCCAGGTGTGGCCCGTGACGATCGCCGTCGTCCTCGTCGGCGGCTACGCGGTGATCTCCTCGTTCACGATGGGCGCACTGCGGCTCGGCGACGACAACGCGGTGTCGCTGGGTGTGCGGCTGCAGTGGTCGCAGGCACGGCTGCTGCTCATGGCCGTCGCCCTCGCCGGCATCGCGACCGCGGCCGCCGGACCGGTCGGCTTCGTCGCGCTCGCCGCACCGCAGGTGGCGCTGCGCCTGGTCCGCTCCGCCGGTCCCCCGCTCATCGCGTCCGCACTGACCGGCGCCGTGCTGGTGGAGGGCAGCGACGTCGTCGCCCGCACGATCCTGCCCGTCGAACTGCCCGTCGGCATCGTCACCTCGGCGCTCGGCGGCCCATTCCTGCTGTATCTGCTGGTGCGCAACAATCGGAAGGTTTCGGCATGA
- a CDS encoding ABC transporter ATP-binding protein encodes MTVQTDARLIADNLSLGYGDRVIVDNLDLEVKTGVITTVIGPNGCGKSTLLRALGRLLKPRHGSVLLDGKAIGSMRTKDVARTLGMLPQAPVAPEGLTVADLVARGRHPHQSWIRQWSSDDEGEVAEALALTGVSDLADRPVDQLSGGQRQRAWISMALAQGTDILLLDEPTTYLDLAHSIEVLDLVDRMHEELGRTVVMVLHDLNLAIRYSDQLIVMRDGTIVAAGAPKEIISAELLLEVFGLEAAVIADPVSDRPLVVPIGTRHVYGAVGGPATK; translated from the coding sequence ATGACCGTGCAGACTGACGCTCGGCTGATCGCCGACAACCTGAGTCTCGGGTACGGCGACCGGGTCATCGTCGACAACCTCGACCTCGAGGTGAAGACCGGCGTGATCACCACCGTGATCGGCCCGAACGGCTGTGGCAAGTCGACCCTGCTGCGCGCACTGGGGCGTCTGCTGAAACCGCGGCACGGCTCGGTGCTGCTGGACGGCAAGGCGATCGGCTCGATGCGCACCAAGGACGTGGCCCGCACGCTGGGCATGCTGCCCCAGGCGCCCGTGGCACCCGAGGGGCTCACGGTGGCCGACCTGGTCGCCCGCGGACGGCACCCGCACCAGTCGTGGATCCGGCAGTGGTCGTCGGACGACGAAGGCGAGGTCGCCGAGGCGCTCGCTCTCACCGGGGTGTCCGACCTCGCCGACCGCCCCGTCGACCAGCTGTCGGGTGGTCAGCGTCAGCGTGCCTGGATCTCGATGGCCCTCGCGCAGGGCACCGACATCCTGCTGCTCGACGAGCCCACCACCTACCTGGACCTGGCGCACTCGATCGAGGTCCTCGACTTGGTGGACCGGATGCACGAGGAGCTGGGCCGCACCGTGGTGATGGTGCTGCACGACCTGAACCTCGCGATCCGCTACAGCGATCAGCTGATCGTGATGCGGGACGGCACCATCGTCGCGGCCGGGGCACCGAAGGAGATCATCTCCGCCGAACTCCTCCTCGAGGTGTTCGGGCTCGAGGCCGCGGTCATCGCCGATCCGGTGTCCGATCGCCCGCTGGTGGTGCCGATCGGCACCCGCCACGTGTACGGCGCCGTGGGCGGGCCCGCGACGAAATAG
- a CDS encoding bifunctional lysylphosphatidylglycerol flippase/synthetase MprF, giving the protein MKTDDSAATGHGAAATVRGQSGRALEWVRGAPVSFSLLLVIWILGITTSSVIGGPSHALSQHVAIGIRAFQNGSVWTLLSAGLWGDDVLAYLSTTVLVLVAAAPLERRMGSARFTLAAVATQVLGGLLALAVAAVAKVVDANWGFRLHVGMAVGPSTWIVGAAMVASSNMGTLWRRRIRVGVFAFTITLALFSGSLQDVVRLAAAVVGLVIGRWIVGRSARGERIAGTQREGRVLVAIVVAASAIGPMIAALSAEAVGPLAVLRDLFRGVPYTAGEVRDLCEVSATDPECRRGLLELRLSGVGPTLLSLMPSLFLLTLSDGLRRGRRFAWVASVIAQVVLLVLSLLNFAVRFVDSLNEASLFYGLADPNLYRTLVPFLTPLAILIVLLATRRFFDVAAPTGTYRRLAVVLVSLLAGLAVFYVLGGLWARNGFDPRPGFTTLLADFPERLIPPVYLQWLDPRLLPVSIPATLLYEWTGVVFWVALCALVAATFLSPAIGSDSAAAERARALLKSGSGSPLSWMTTWRGNNYWFSADGTGYVAYRVLAGVALTTGDPVGPPDRLRDNVEHFAEFASANGWIPCFYSVTGEVRDVTDALGWSGIQVAEETVLDLGGIAFTGKRFQDVRTALNKAKKSGIAAEWVSFPSAPRAITDQITAISEEWVADKGMPEMGFTLGGLDEVDDPEVRCLIAVDEDRTVHGVTSWLPVYQDGRVVGWTLDFMRRRAEGFRPAMEFLIASAALKLEEEGAQFLSLSGAPLAKVEQPDGDADERERSESSSLSAVMDSVLDLLGRTLEPVYGFRSLLAFKSKFQPRYVAMHMTFADPAALPSIGNAVGRAYLPTVSLGQSFRLVRTMIGGRR; this is encoded by the coding sequence ATGAAGACCGACGACAGTGCGGCAACAGGGCACGGTGCGGCGGCCACGGTCAGGGGACAGAGCGGGCGGGCACTGGAATGGGTGCGGGGAGCACCGGTCAGCTTCTCGCTGCTCCTCGTGATCTGGATCCTCGGGATCACCACGTCCAGCGTGATCGGCGGCCCTTCCCACGCGCTGTCCCAGCACGTGGCGATCGGTATCCGGGCGTTCCAGAACGGCTCGGTGTGGACGCTGCTGAGCGCCGGCCTGTGGGGCGACGACGTCCTCGCGTACCTGTCGACCACCGTCCTCGTCCTCGTGGCCGCGGCACCGCTGGAACGCCGCATGGGGTCGGCGCGGTTCACGCTGGCCGCGGTCGCCACCCAGGTGCTGGGCGGGTTGCTGGCACTGGCGGTGGCCGCGGTCGCGAAGGTCGTCGACGCGAACTGGGGCTTCCGGCTGCACGTGGGCATGGCGGTCGGCCCCAGCACCTGGATCGTCGGCGCCGCGATGGTGGCCAGCTCGAACATGGGCACCCTGTGGCGGCGGCGGATCCGCGTCGGTGTCTTCGCGTTCACGATCACCCTGGCCCTGTTCAGTGGATCGCTGCAGGACGTGGTCCGGCTCGCCGCGGCCGTCGTGGGTCTGGTGATCGGCCGGTGGATCGTCGGCCGGTCGGCGCGGGGTGAGCGGATCGCGGGCACCCAGCGGGAGGGCCGGGTGCTGGTCGCGATCGTCGTGGCGGCCAGCGCGATCGGGCCGATGATCGCCGCGCTGTCCGCGGAGGCCGTCGGCCCGCTCGCCGTGCTGCGTGACCTGTTCCGCGGCGTCCCGTACACCGCCGGCGAGGTGCGCGACCTGTGCGAGGTGTCGGCGACGGACCCCGAATGCCGTCGGGGACTGCTCGAACTGCGCCTGTCCGGGGTCGGCCCGACCCTGCTCAGTCTGATGCCGTCCCTGTTCCTCCTCACCCTCAGCGACGGCCTCCGACGGGGCCGTCGCTTCGCGTGGGTCGCGTCCGTGATCGCCCAGGTCGTCCTGCTGGTGTTGTCGCTGCTCAACTTCGCGGTCCGGTTCGTCGACTCGCTGAACGAGGCCTCCCTGTTCTACGGTCTGGCCGACCCGAACCTGTACCGGACGCTGGTCCCGTTCCTGACACCGCTGGCGATCCTGATCGTGCTGCTCGCCACCCGGCGGTTCTTCGACGTCGCGGCCCCGACCGGCACCTACCGGCGGCTGGCGGTCGTGCTGGTGTCGCTGCTCGCCGGTCTCGCCGTCTTCTACGTCCTCGGCGGACTGTGGGCGCGGAACGGGTTCGACCCCCGGCCCGGGTTCACGACGCTGCTCGCCGACTTCCCGGAGCGGCTGATCCCGCCCGTGTACCTGCAGTGGCTCGACCCCCGGCTGCTGCCGGTGAGCATTCCCGCGACGCTGCTGTACGAGTGGACCGGGGTGGTGTTCTGGGTCGCGCTGTGCGCGCTGGTCGCCGCCACGTTCCTCAGCCCGGCCATCGGATCGGACTCGGCGGCCGCCGAACGTGCACGGGCCCTGCTGAAGTCGGGGAGCGGAAGCCCGCTGTCGTGGATGACGACGTGGCGCGGCAACAACTACTGGTTCTCGGCCGACGGCACCGGATACGTCGCCTACCGCGTCCTCGCCGGTGTCGCCCTCACGACGGGCGACCCGGTGGGCCCGCCGGACCGGTTGCGCGACAACGTCGAGCACTTCGCCGAGTTCGCGTCCGCCAACGGGTGGATCCCGTGCTTCTATTCGGTGACCGGTGAGGTCCGCGACGTCACGGACGCCCTCGGCTGGAGCGGCATCCAGGTCGCCGAGGAGACGGTGCTGGATCTGGGCGGGATCGCGTTCACCGGTAAGCGGTTCCAGGATGTCCGCACCGCCCTGAACAAGGCGAAGAAGTCGGGGATCGCAGCGGAATGGGTCAGCTTCCCGAGCGCCCCGCGGGCGATCACCGACCAGATCACCGCGATCTCGGAGGAGTGGGTGGCCGACAAGGGCATGCCCGAGATGGGGTTCACGCTCGGTGGGCTCGACGAGGTCGACGATCCGGAGGTGCGCTGCCTGATCGCCGTCGACGAGGACCGCACCGTGCACGGGGTGACGTCCTGGCTGCCGGTGTATCAGGACGGTCGGGTGGTGGGCTGGACCCTGGACTTCATGCGCCGCCGGGCCGAGGGGTTCCGTCCGGCGATGGAGTTCCTCATCGCATCGGCGGCGCTGAAGCTGGAGGAGGAGGGGGCGCAGTTCCTGAGCCTGTCCGGTGCCCCCCTCGCCAAGGTCGAGCAGCCGGACGGCGACGCCGACGAGCGGGAGCGGTCGGAGTCGTCGAGCCTGTCGGCGGTGATGGACAGTGTGCTCGATCTGCTGGGCCGGACCCTGGAGCCGGTGTACGGGTTCCGGTCGCTGCTGGCGTTCAAGTCGAAGTTCCAGCCCCGGTACGTGGCGATGCACATGACGTTCGCCGACCCGGCCGCCCTGCCGAGCATCGGCAACGCCGTCGGCCGGGCGTACCTGCCGACGGTGTCGCTGGGGCAGAGCTTCCGGCTGGTGCGGACCATGATCGGCGGCCGCCGCTGA
- a CDS encoding BlaI/MecI/CopY family transcriptional regulator produces MAGLGELERAVMDHLWSTSEPQTVRQVHEALAARRELAYTTVMTVLQRLAKKHLVIQQRDDRAHRYLPVHQREELVASLMVDALQQADKSGSRAAALVHFVGQVGADEADALREALAALEAKERSAGDNQSGTVRAG; encoded by the coding sequence ATGGCTGGACTCGGCGAACTCGAACGCGCAGTGATGGATCACCTGTGGTCCACATCGGAACCGCAGACGGTGCGGCAGGTACACGAGGCACTGGCGGCGCGCCGTGAACTCGCGTACACGACCGTCATGACGGTCCTCCAGCGGCTGGCGAAGAAGCACCTCGTCATCCAGCAACGCGACGACCGCGCCCACCGGTACCTGCCGGTGCACCAGCGCGAAGAACTGGTCGCGAGCCTCATGGTGGACGCCCTGCAGCAGGCCGACAAGTCCGGTAGTCGTGCTGCCGCGCTGGTGCACTTCGTGGGCCAGGTCGGCGCCGACGAGGCCGACGCGCTGCGCGAGGCCCTCGCCGCACTGGAAGCCAAGGAGCGATCCGCCGGAGACAACCAGTCGGGAACCGTTCGCGCCGGCTGA
- a CDS encoding M56 family metallopeptidase encodes MDATTALVFGVLALLLAGPVPALLSRARWPHRAPRAALVLWQAIALAAVLSAFSSGLAIASQLLVPGPDGRPTTAPVAEIDALGLPLWLLYVVVFGLTLLVGAKLMFAIVQVGVRTRRRRARHRMLVDLLDRCDSTSPLARTPDLRVLDVTEPIAYCLPGLRQRVVLSQGTFTNLDDAEITAILTHERSHLRARHDLVLEAFTAVNAAFPTVVRSKSALGSVQLLVEMLADDSAVRATGPTALARALVACSGSIAPKGAMAAGGPSTLLRVQRLASSEAGAPVALAAYAASAAILVVPTIAVAVPWLTELSRLFRAV; translated from the coding sequence ATGGACGCCACCACCGCGCTGGTATTCGGAGTACTCGCACTTCTTCTCGCAGGGCCGGTTCCTGCGCTGTTGAGCCGGGCCCGATGGCCGCATCGCGCCCCCCGAGCCGCACTCGTGCTGTGGCAGGCCATCGCCCTGGCCGCGGTCCTCTCCGCGTTCAGTTCCGGTCTCGCGATCGCCAGCCAACTCCTCGTTCCCGGCCCGGACGGACGCCCCACCACCGCACCGGTGGCCGAGATCGACGCCCTGGGCCTGCCCCTGTGGCTGCTCTACGTGGTCGTCTTCGGGCTCACCCTGCTGGTCGGCGCCAAACTGATGTTCGCGATCGTGCAGGTCGGGGTCCGCACCCGCCGCCGACGCGCCCGGCACCGCATGCTGGTCGACCTCCTCGACCGCTGCGACTCGACGTCCCCCCTAGCCCGCACCCCGGACCTGCGTGTCCTCGACGTCACCGAGCCCATCGCCTACTGCCTGCCCGGTCTGCGCCAGCGGGTGGTGCTGAGCCAGGGCACCTTCACCAACCTCGACGACGCGGAGATCACCGCGATCCTCACCCACGAGCGGTCCCACCTGCGGGCCCGCCACGACCTCGTGCTCGAGGCATTCACCGCCGTCAACGCCGCGTTCCCCACCGTGGTGCGCAGCAAATCCGCGCTGGGATCGGTGCAGCTGCTGGTGGAGATGCTGGCCGACGATTCCGCCGTCCGCGCCACCGGTCCGACCGCGCTGGCCCGAGCCCTCGTCGCCTGTTCCGGGTCGATCGCCCCGAAGGGGGCGATGGCCGCCGGCGGTCCCAGCACCCTGCTGCGGGTGCAGCGGCTGGCCTCCTCGGAGGCGGGAGCCCCGGTCGCTCTCGCCGCCTACGCTGCGTCCGCGGCCATCCTCGTGGTCCCCACCATCGCCGTCGCCGTCCCCTGGCTCACCGAACTGAGCCGGTTGTTCCGCGCCGTATAG